Proteins from one Deinococcus sp. AB2017081 genomic window:
- a CDS encoding NAD-dependent epimerase/dehydratase family protein, which yields MTGGNGYLGAWVIDGLLRGGTDVRAVIRTLDSAALLRDALRRRDTDDTGLELVVADVAGGTGLAQAFAGTQEVYHLASPMQHGGTSEQIVDPARDSALYVLRAARDAGSRRVVFTSSFAAVGYSPKPVREYTEDDWTDPATPGLPLYPLSKTMAERAAWDFMAREGGDMELVVLNPTFIAGPPLTAELRSSLHSLTAA from the coding sequence ATGACGGGAGGGAATGGCTACCTCGGCGCGTGGGTCATCGATGGCCTGCTGCGCGGGGGAACCGATGTGCGCGCCGTGATCCGGACGCTGGACAGCGCAGCCCTCCTCCGCGACGCGCTGCGCCGCCGCGACACCGACGATACCGGTCTCGAACTTGTTGTGGCGGACGTGGCGGGCGGCACCGGACTCGCCCAGGCCTTCGCGGGAACGCAGGAGGTCTACCACCTCGCGTCGCCGATGCAGCACGGCGGCACGTCCGAGCAGATTGTCGACCCGGCCCGCGACAGCGCCCTGTACGTGCTGCGCGCCGCGCGCGACGCCGGGTCGCGCCGGGTCGTCTTCACGTCGTCCTTCGCGGCAGTCGGGTACTCCCCCAAGCCTGTCCGGGAGTACACCGAGGACGACTGGACGGATCCCGCCACCCCGGGCCTGCCCCTGTACCCGCTGTCCAAGACCATGGCCGAGAGGGCCGCGTGGGACTTCATGGCGCGCGAGGGGGGGGACATGGAACTCGTCGTCCTCAACCCCACATTCATCGCCGGCCCGCCCCTGACGGCGGAGTTGCGGTCATCCCTCCACTCCTTGACGGCAGCCTGA
- a CDS encoding tyrosine-type recombinase/integrase, which yields MGRYGDDRPAARRDPQPALEARACPGAITGEPTTWSPAVTAPRPDSLRRLFHTLCAQAGVRPMRLHDLRGITATHLAQQGVPMDMVAKILGHASAAATRTFYMEVQIGEVKEAIARPPLLSEPDSKGGAQASAQDEGRGQSPALFAAP from the coding sequence GTGGGTCGCTATGGCGATGACCGGCCTGCGGCGCGCCGAGACCCGCAGCCTGCGCTGGAAGCGCGGGCGTGCCCTGGGGCGATCACCGGGGAGCCGACGACGTGGTCACCCGCCGTGACGGCGCCGCGCCCCGACTCCCTGCGCAGGCTGTTCCACACGCTGTGTGCGCAGGCGGGAGTGCGGCCGATGCGCCTCCACGATCTGCGGGGGATCACGGCCACCCATCTCGCCCAGCAGGGGGTGCCGATGGACATGGTGGCGAAAATCCTCGGCCACGCCAGCGCCGCGGCCACGCGCACGTTCTACATGGAGGTGCAGATCGGAGAGGTGAAGGAGGCCATCGCCAGGCCGCCGCTGCTCAGCGAGCCGGACAGCAAGGGGGGGGCGCAGGCATCTGCGCAGGACGAGGGCCGGGGGCAATCCCCGGCCCTCTTTGCCGCGCCCTGA
- a CDS encoding Nif3-like dinuclear metal center hexameric protein, whose translation MTAPQTIQSAIDTILRATTLAPLPHTADTLKSGDPERPLTGIVTTFLATADVITRAAQHGANLIITHEPTYYSDHDTDDVAWLDGDPIYDAKRALVESLGMAIWRFHDYWHLMTPDGIQTGVARQLGWPLDDPSIDTREAIRAWSMTRGQDWNAELAGASSSVATIPATTLSQLAEDVRSGLGAAQIRYVGPAELPVRRVALTVGALPGKMTIATLQRDDVDVVLCGETREWETCEYLRDAAYFGRPKGMLVVGHATSEEGGMAYLAEWLRPQLPGVTITHLPSGDPFQTI comes from the coding sequence ATGACCGCACCCCAGACCATCCAGAGCGCCATCGACACCATCCTCAGGGCCACGACCCTGGCCCCACTGCCCCACACCGCCGACACCCTCAAGTCCGGCGACCCGGAGCGGCCCCTGACCGGGATCGTCACGACCTTCCTCGCGACGGCCGACGTCATCACGCGCGCCGCGCAGCACGGCGCGAACCTGATCATCACCCACGAGCCCACCTACTACTCCGACCATGACACGGACGACGTCGCGTGGCTGGATGGCGACCCCATCTACGACGCCAAGCGGGCCCTCGTCGAGTCGCTGGGCATGGCCATCTGGCGCTTCCACGACTACTGGCACCTGATGACCCCGGACGGCATCCAGACTGGGGTGGCCCGGCAACTGGGCTGGCCACTCGACGACCCGTCCATCGATACCCGCGAGGCAATCCGGGCGTGGTCGATGACGCGCGGCCAGGACTGGAACGCGGAACTCGCGGGCGCGTCCAGCAGCGTCGCCACCATTCCCGCCACAACCCTCTCCCAGCTGGCCGAGGACGTCCGCAGTGGGCTCGGAGCGGCCCAGATCCGGTATGTCGGCCCGGCGGAGCTGCCGGTTCGGCGCGTGGCCCTCACAGTCGGGGCGCTGCCCGGCAAGATGACCATCGCCACGCTACAGCGCGACGACGTGGACGTCGTGCTGTGCGGCGAGACCCGCGAGTGGGAGACCTGCGAGTACCTCCGGGACGCCGCGTACTTCGGCCGGCCCAAGGGCATGCTCGTCGTCGGCCACGCCACCAGCGAGGAGGGCGGGATGGCCTACCTCGCCGAGTGGCTGCGCCCGCAGCTGCCCGGCGTGACCATCACACACCTGCCGAGCGGCGATCCCTTCCAGACCATCTGA
- a CDS encoding alpha/beta hydrolase, translated as MTFYTRIDPDSRAALAAVTTLMPDDLWAPDPAVRRAAGEAMLAAMPPAPPHPAVQWIDRMIPGQPGHPDIPVRVYRPSAGSGPHPAVLVIHGGGMWGGSLASEHPQATALCAALEAVVVSVGYRLAPEHPHPAPVTDCYGALCWLAAHAADLGADPQRLAVYGGSAGGGLALGTALRARDHGGPTLALVMALYPMIDPRHDTPSSREFENLGPIWDRGKNIEAWGWYLAGQEADPYAAPVHATSLHGLPPVFIDVGELDLFRDEDIAFAQRLMAAGVPAELHVYPGAFHASEHLAPDAALSRRIVDTRMTALRRALKVQAAPPQELSPEVVS; from the coding sequence ATGACCTTTTACACCCGGATCGACCCTGACAGCCGCGCGGCACTCGCCGCCGTCACCACCCTGATGCCCGACGATCTGTGGGCTCCCGACCCCGCCGTGCGCCGCGCGGCCGGTGAGGCCATGCTCGCCGCGATGCCCCCAGCCCCCCCACACCCGGCCGTGCAGTGGATCGACCGCATGATTCCGGGACAGCCCGGCCACCCGGACATTCCAGTGCGCGTCTACCGCCCGTCTGCGGGATCCGGCCCCCATCCAGCAGTGCTCGTCATCCACGGCGGCGGCATGTGGGGCGGCAGCCTCGCGAGCGAACATCCCCAGGCCACCGCCCTGTGCGCCGCCCTGGAGGCGGTGGTGGTCTCGGTCGGCTACCGCCTGGCCCCGGAACACCCGCATCCTGCCCCGGTCACGGACTGCTACGGTGCGCTGTGCTGGCTGGCGGCCCACGCTGCCGACCTCGGTGCCGATCCGCAGCGGCTCGCGGTGTACGGCGGCAGTGCCGGTGGCGGCCTTGCCCTCGGCACGGCGCTGAGGGCACGCGACCACGGCGGCCCCACGCTGGCCCTTGTCATGGCGCTCTACCCGATGATCGATCCCCGCCACGACACGCCGTCCTCGCGCGAGTTCGAGAACCTCGGCCCGATCTGGGATCGTGGCAAGAACATCGAGGCGTGGGGGTGGTACCTGGCCGGACAGGAGGCTGATCCCTACGCGGCACCTGTCCACGCGACGTCGCTCCACGGGCTGCCCCCGGTCTTCATCGATGTCGGCGAACTCGACCTCTTCCGCGACGAGGACATCGCCTTCGCCCAGCGCCTGATGGCTGCGGGCGTGCCGGCCGAGCTGCACGTGTATCCGGGGGCGTTCCACGCCTCCGAGCACCTCGCCCCGGACGCGGCCCTGAGCCGGCGCATCGTGGACACCCGCATGACGGCGCTGCGCCGTGCGCTGAAGGTGCAGGCTGCGCCGCCTCAGGAGTTGAGCCCGGAGGTCGTGAGCTGA
- a CDS encoding MerR family transcriptional regulator encodes MTSILSIQDVSRRCGLSEPTLRYYEEVGLIGPVEREGRSGHRRYHEQDVETLQMLACLRAMGVGIEDMRTYQANRARGHASAGEQRDLLLRHAQRIKAEIVTLGIHMDYLQQKAALWDARERGDDAAEARVQAHIHDLLPRLAPVAR; translated from the coding sequence ATGACGTCGATACTGAGCATTCAGGACGTGTCCCGCCGCTGCGGACTGAGCGAGCCGACCCTGCGCTACTACGAGGAGGTTGGCCTGATCGGCCCGGTCGAGCGTGAGGGGCGCAGTGGGCACCGCCGCTACCACGAGCAGGACGTCGAGACGCTGCAGATGCTGGCCTGCCTGCGCGCCATGGGCGTCGGCATCGAGGACATGCGCACCTACCAGGCCAACCGTGCCCGGGGCCATGCCAGCGCGGGCGAACAGCGCGACCTGTTGCTCAGGCACGCCCAGCGCATCAAGGCCGAGATCGTGACCCTCGGGATTCACATGGACTACCTGCAGCAGAAGGCCGCCCTGTGGGACGCCCGTGAGCGCGGTGACGACGCAGCGGAGGCACGCGTCCAGGCGCACATTCACGACCTGCTGCCCCGCCTGGCCCCGGTGGCCCGATGA
- a CDS encoding IclR family transcriptional regulator has protein sequence MTQSTRDVPRYLIQSAALTLEVLLVFGRPPYRYTPSEMAQQLDVDRNQAFRCLRTLQHVGFIRLDEDDRFVLTTLVDQLAAASQPQPTLVSAAQSYLDEVSQTTGETVNLFTLDGDQLTCVDHRDGLRPVRLVTEPGRRTPLHAGACPKAVLAFLPAEQQDAVLSALPTMPRFTPHTELDPAALRLELDATRRRGYAISDLDIDEEARGVGSPIFNAAGQAIGAISVGGPATRMSPPRLAELGDLIRGAAQRISRQLGHNRPLSSPLE, from the coding sequence GTGACCCAGTCCACCAGGGATGTTCCGCGCTACCTCATTCAGTCCGCCGCCCTCACACTCGAAGTCCTGCTGGTGTTCGGCCGCCCCCCCTACCGCTACACCCCCTCCGAGATGGCCCAGCAGCTCGACGTGGATCGCAACCAGGCCTTCCGCTGCCTGCGAACCCTGCAACACGTCGGGTTCATCCGCCTGGACGAGGACGACCGGTTCGTGCTGACCACCCTGGTCGACCAGCTCGCCGCCGCGTCTCAGCCGCAACCCACCCTGGTCAGCGCCGCGCAGAGCTACCTGGACGAGGTCTCCCAGACGACCGGTGAGACCGTCAACCTCTTCACGCTGGACGGAGACCAGCTCACCTGCGTGGATCACCGCGACGGCCTGCGCCCTGTCCGGCTCGTCACCGAACCCGGCCGCCGCACCCCGCTGCACGCCGGAGCCTGCCCCAAGGCGGTGCTGGCCTTCCTGCCCGCCGAGCAGCAGGACGCCGTACTGAGCGCGCTGCCGACCATGCCGCGTTTCACCCCGCATACCGAACTTGATCCCGCTGCACTCCGCCTGGAGCTCGACGCAACCCGCCGACGTGGCTACGCCATCAGCGACCTGGACATCGACGAGGAAGCGCGCGGTGTCGGGTCTCCCATCTTCAATGCCGCCGGGCAGGCCATCGGTGCGATCAGTGTGGGGGGCCCCGCGACCCGCATGAGTCCCCCCCGACTGGCCGAACTCGGCGACCTGATCCGCGGCGCCGCGCAGCGCATCTCCCGGCAGCTCGGTCACAACCGTCCTTTGTCGTCCCCCCTGGAGTGA